From Corynebacterium frankenforstense DSM 45800, the proteins below share one genomic window:
- a CDS encoding siderophore ABC transporter substrate-binding protein, with protein sequence MAKIRHTLTALVAGAALVLTGCSSDGEGSGSSTSAAADGSATESTAAESVTVEDNEGEKTIEKPIESVAVLDNRSFEILDQWDVPITVAARKLVPSTLPDLKNDESILDVGNHKEPDLEQIVAGDPQLIVSGQRFQKYDEQIEQMNPQATLVEFEPREDKPLDEELTRHVENLGKIFDKEDEAQKLVDDFNKALQRAKDAYDGESTVMAVNVSGGDIGYVAPHVGRTYGPLFDLIGFKPALQIEHASSDHKGDDISVEAIADSNPDFMLVLDRDAAISSGEGSKPAKTVIEESTPLEGVTAVKDGHVYYAPEDTYTNENIITYTEILNGIADQLEAAQK encoded by the coding sequence ATGGCCAAGATCCGCCACACCCTGACCGCCCTCGTCGCCGGCGCCGCGCTCGTGCTGACCGGCTGCTCCAGCGACGGTGAGGGCTCCGGCTCCTCCACCTCCGCCGCCGCGGACGGCTCCGCCACCGAGAGCACCGCCGCCGAGTCGGTGACCGTGGAGGACAACGAGGGTGAGAAGACCATCGAGAAGCCGATCGAGAGCGTCGCCGTCCTGGACAACCGCTCCTTCGAGATCCTCGACCAGTGGGACGTGCCGATCACCGTCGCCGCCCGCAAGCTGGTGCCGTCCACCCTTCCGGACCTGAAGAACGACGAGAGCATCCTCGACGTCGGAAACCACAAGGAGCCCGACCTGGAGCAGATCGTCGCGGGTGACCCGCAGCTGATCGTCTCCGGCCAGCGCTTCCAGAAGTACGACGAGCAGATCGAGCAGATGAACCCCCAGGCCACCCTGGTCGAGTTCGAGCCGCGCGAGGACAAGCCGCTCGACGAGGAGCTGACCCGCCACGTCGAGAACCTGGGCAAGATCTTCGACAAGGAGGACGAGGCCCAGAAGCTGGTCGACGACTTCAACAAGGCGCTGCAGCGCGCCAAGGACGCCTACGACGGCGAGTCCACCGTCATGGCCGTCAACGTCTCCGGCGGCGACATCGGATACGTCGCCCCGCACGTCGGCCGCACCTACGGCCCGCTGTTCGACCTGATCGGCTTCAAGCCGGCCCTGCAGATCGAGCACGCCTCCTCCGACCACAAGGGCGACGACATCTCCGTCGAGGCCATCGCCGACTCGAACCCGGACTTCATGCTGGTGCTCGACCGCGACGCCGCGATCAGCTCCGGTGAGGGCTCCAAGCCCGCCAAGACCGTGATCGAGGAGTCCACCCCGCTCGAGGGTGTGACCGCCGTCAAGGACGGGCACGTCTACTACGCCCCGGAGGACACCTACACCAACGAGAACATCATCACCTACACCGAGATCCTGAACGGCATCGCCGATCAGCTCGAGGCCGCGCAGAAGTAG
- a CDS encoding ABC transporter permease, which yields MSTATARQAGRPGRPAGTDEPGDTRRRERAGKRRGRHGWALLIGVLLVAALLAASLFTGVYDIIHAEDGWEMFGKTRVPRTIALVLAGAAMAMSGLVMQLLTQNRFVEPTTTGTTEWAGLGLLLTMFLIPGATVFTRMVGAVIFAFIGTMVFFLFLRRVSLRSSLVVPIIGIMLGAVVSSISTFFALQTDMLQSLTIWFAGNFTSVFEGQWEVLWVVLVVLAIVWVFADRLTVAGLGEDIATNVGLNYNQIMILGTGLIAVASGVVTVVIGQLPFLGLIVPNIVSLFRGDDLRSNLPWVVLVGVAVVTVCDLFARTVIAPFEVPVSVVLGIVGAVVFVALILRGRKRNG from the coding sequence TTGAGTACCGCAACCGCGCGCCAGGCCGGCCGACCCGGCCGACCCGCCGGGACGGACGAGCCCGGCGACACGCGCCGACGCGAACGGGCCGGAAAACGTCGCGGGCGCCACGGCTGGGCGCTGCTCATCGGCGTCCTGCTCGTCGCCGCGCTGCTGGCGGCGTCGCTGTTCACCGGAGTCTACGACATCATCCACGCCGAGGACGGCTGGGAGATGTTCGGCAAGACCCGCGTGCCGCGCACCATCGCGCTCGTGCTCGCCGGCGCCGCCATGGCGATGTCCGGCCTGGTCATGCAGCTGCTGACGCAGAACCGCTTCGTCGAGCCGACGACCACCGGCACCACCGAGTGGGCGGGCCTGGGCCTGCTGCTGACGATGTTCCTCATCCCCGGCGCCACGGTGTTCACCCGCATGGTCGGCGCGGTGATCTTCGCGTTCATCGGCACGATGGTCTTCTTCCTCTTCCTGCGTCGGGTCTCGCTGCGCTCCTCGCTGGTGGTGCCGATCATCGGCATCATGCTGGGCGCCGTGGTCAGCTCGATCTCGACGTTCTTCGCGCTGCAGACCGACATGCTGCAGTCGTTGACGATCTGGTTCGCCGGCAACTTCACCTCGGTCTTCGAGGGCCAGTGGGAGGTGCTCTGGGTCGTGCTCGTGGTGCTGGCGATCGTGTGGGTCTTCGCCGACCGGCTCACCGTCGCCGGCCTCGGCGAGGACATCGCCACCAACGTCGGCCTGAACTACAACCAGATCATGATCCTGGGCACCGGCCTGATCGCCGTGGCCAGCGGCGTGGTCACCGTGGTCATCGGCCAGCTGCCGTTCCTCGGCCTGATCGTGCCGAACATCGTCTCGCTCTTCCGCGGCGACGACCTGCGCAGCAACCTGCCGTGGGTCGTCCTCGTCGGCGTGGCCGTGGTCACCGTCTGCGACCTCTTCGCGCGCACCGTCATCGCGCCCTTCGAGGTGCCGGTCTCGGTGGTGCTCGGCATCGTCGGCGCCGTGGTCTTCGTTGCACTGATCCTCAGGGGGCGCAAGCGCAATGGCTGA
- a CDS encoding iron chelate uptake ABC transporter family permease subunit, whose translation MADTISDARVHATQATDLTEGADGAAGAATRVDREALDGRGRRRRGRGLGRGRGRSRRSGSFADAKSRRKYWIILAVAVVLAVVFTAGLLAYGNPIPFGDPRFWLIAKRRADSVIAMALVALAQAVATVAFQTVTSNRIITPSIMGFESLYKLIHTSTVFFFGAAGLTAGYTTGNFILQLVIMVGMSLLLYSWLLTGDRGNIHVMLLVGIVIGGGLGSLATFMQRLLTPSEFDVLTARLFGSVNNADPDYYPVAVPLVLIATALMMLNARTLNVVALGKAQATNIGVHHKANTVYVLILVSVLMAVSTALVGPMTFLGFLVATLAYQFADTYDHRYIIPMAALIGYVVLTGAYFLMNHVFYAQGVVSIVIELVGGTMFLFVILRKGRL comes from the coding sequence ATGGCTGACACGATTTCCGACGCCCGCGTGCACGCCACGCAGGCGACCGACCTCACCGAGGGCGCGGACGGCGCCGCCGGCGCCGCCACGCGGGTCGACCGCGAGGCGCTCGACGGCCGCGGAAGGCGCCGTCGGGGGAGGGGACTGGGCCGCGGTCGCGGACGCTCCCGGCGCTCGGGCTCCTTCGCGGACGCGAAGTCGCGGCGCAAGTACTGGATCATCCTCGCCGTGGCCGTGGTGCTCGCGGTGGTCTTCACCGCCGGGCTGCTCGCCTACGGCAACCCGATCCCCTTCGGGGACCCCCGGTTCTGGCTGATCGCCAAGAGGCGCGCGGACTCCGTGATCGCGATGGCGCTGGTGGCGCTCGCCCAGGCGGTGGCCACCGTCGCCTTCCAGACGGTGACGAGCAACCGCATCATCACGCCGTCGATCATGGGCTTCGAGTCGCTCTACAAGCTCATCCACACCAGCACCGTCTTCTTCTTCGGTGCGGCGGGGCTCACGGCCGGCTACACGACGGGCAACTTCATCCTGCAGCTGGTGATCATGGTCGGCATGTCGCTGCTGCTCTACAGCTGGCTGCTCACCGGCGACCGCGGCAACATCCACGTGATGCTGCTGGTCGGCATCGTCATCGGCGGCGGCCTCGGCTCGCTGGCGACCTTCATGCAGCGCCTGCTGACACCGAGTGAGTTCGACGTGCTCACCGCGCGGCTCTTCGGCTCCGTCAACAACGCGGACCCGGACTACTACCCGGTGGCCGTCCCGCTCGTGCTCATCGCGACGGCGCTGATGATGCTCAACGCGCGCACCCTCAACGTCGTCGCGCTGGGCAAGGCCCAGGCGACCAACATCGGCGTGCACCACAAGGCCAACACGGTCTACGTGCTCATCCTGGTCTCGGTGCTCATGGCCGTCTCCACGGCGCTGGTCGGGCCGATGACCTTCCTCGGCTTTCTGGTGGCCACGTTGGCCTACCAGTTCGCCGACACCTACGACCACCGCTACATCATCCCCATGGCCGCCCTGATCGGGTACGTGGTGCTCACCGGCGCCTACTTCCTGATGAACCACGTCTTCTACGCGCAGGGTGTGGTCTCCATCGTCATCGAGCTCGTCGGCGGCACGATGTTCCTGTTCGTCATTCTCCGGAAGGGGCGCCTGTGA
- a CDS encoding ABC transporter ATP-binding protein yields the protein MIKLSHVRKNYNDEVNVGPVDLEIPDGGITALVGPNGAGKSTLLTMIGRLLDMDEGSIEVAHFDVAKTKSKDLAKIISVLRQENHFITKLTVRQLVGFGRFPYSHGRLTAEDEEIIDRYLDFLNLTELEDRYLEQLSGGQRQRAYVAMVLCQETDYVLLDEPLNNLDIAHSVQMMKHLHRAAREFGRTIIVVLHDINFAARYADYVCAVKDGAIVEFGPVAEVMESEKLSEIFGTDIEVIDGPWGLLACYH from the coding sequence GTGATCAAGCTCAGCCACGTTCGCAAGAACTACAACGACGAGGTCAACGTCGGACCGGTCGACCTGGAGATCCCCGACGGCGGGATCACGGCGCTGGTCGGGCCGAACGGCGCGGGCAAGTCGACGCTGCTGACCATGATCGGCCGGTTGCTCGACATGGACGAGGGCTCCATCGAGGTCGCCCACTTCGACGTGGCCAAGACCAAGTCGAAGGACCTGGCCAAGATCATCTCGGTGCTGCGCCAGGAGAACCACTTCATCACGAAGCTCACGGTGCGTCAGCTGGTCGGGTTCGGCCGCTTCCCGTACTCGCACGGCCGGCTGACGGCCGAGGACGAGGAGATCATCGACCGCTACCTCGACTTCCTCAACCTCACCGAGCTGGAGGACCGCTACCTCGAGCAGCTTTCCGGTGGCCAGCGCCAGCGCGCCTACGTGGCGATGGTGCTGTGTCAGGAGACCGACTACGTGCTCCTCGACGAGCCGCTGAACAACCTCGACATCGCCCACTCCGTGCAGATGATGAAGCACCTGCACCGCGCGGCCCGGGAGTTCGGGCGCACGATCATCGTCGTGCTGCACGACATCAACTTCGCCGCGCGCTACGCGGACTACGTGTGCGCCGTCAAGGACGGGGCGATCGTGGAGTTCGGTCCGGTGGCCGAGGTCATGGAATCCGAGAAGCTCTCGGAGATCTTCGGCACCGACATCGAGGTCATCGACGGACCGTGGGGTCTGCTGGCCTGCTACCACTAG